The genomic DNA TTAAGATTCTCTAATGATATTAAAAAACCGATCATCTTCCCGTCAGATACTATATACGGAATTGGGGCCTCAATCTATAATATTGAGGCTAATAAATTTATATTTAGTATAAAATTTAGGAATACAAAAAAGGCATTTCCTATACTTATAGGCTCTATTAATCAATTAAAGCAATTAGTTGTTAATATCTCAGATATTCAATACAAAATTATTAAAAAGCTTTGGCCTGGCCCATATACTTTAATATTTAGAGCTAATAAGCATATCAATAATATGTATACCGAAGAGGGTAAAATAGCATTAAGATTACCGGATTCTGATTGGATAATAAATGCATTAGATAAAGTAAATACCCCAATTACA from Deferribacterota bacterium includes the following:
- a CDS encoding L-threonylcarbamoyladenylate synthase → MLLLLKANAENLERTLRFSNDIKKPIIFPSDTIYGIGASIYNIEANKFIFSIKFRNTKKAFPILIGSINQLKQLVVNISDIQYKIIKKLWPGPYTLIFRANKHINNMYTEEGKIALRLPDSDWIINALDKVNTPITATSANISNTPYIHNFKHIYKTFKNHIFLYLYSPCEIEKLISQGKNRKLNNK